A segment of the Streptococcus dysgalactiae subsp. dysgalactiae genome:
CAGCACAAAATTCTTTAATCATTTTTAAATCTCCTTTATCACTAGTATTATAGCACGAATTAGGCTAGTCATCAGGAAACATTTTTGTCAAATTAAGGACAATATGCTATACTCACTAGTATTATAGGGAGGTACTCTATGAGCCAGTATTATTTTTCTGCCGGTCCAGCAGTGTTGCCAAGATCTGTCTTGAAACAAGCACAAGCAAGCTTGTTGGATATTGATGGAAGAGGGACGAGCATACTAGAATTATCTCACCGGTCCCAGACGTTTGAAGATATTATCCGAACAGCAGAAGAGTTGCTGAGAGAACTTATGGCTATTCCAGATCACTACCGGGTACTCTTCTTACAAGGCGGTGCTTCTACCCAGTTTAGCATGCTACCTTTAAATGTAGCAAGAGGAAAAACAGCTTACTATCAGGTGGCAGGCCACTGGGGGAAAAAAGCTTATTTGGAAGCCTTAACTTTAGCTAGAGAGATTGAAGTTAAGCCTATTTTACTGGCCAGTTCGGAAGCTGATGCTTTTGAGTATATCCCGACCTTTGACCCTAAAATTCTCGATGCTGAAGCTGCCTATGTGCATATTACCACCAATAATACCATTGAAGGCACAGCCCTTTACGACTTGCCTCAAACAAATGGCATTCCCTTAGTGGCGGACATGTCCTCAAATATTTTGACCTATCCTTACCAGGTAGAAGACTTTGCTATGATTTATGCTAGCGCCCAGAAAAATATGGGTCCAGCAGGGGTGACAGTGGTTATTATTGATGAGGATTTTTTGAATCAGGAACCCACCTTATCAAGCATGTGGGACTACCGTGTTCAAGCAGAAGCACATTCTCTTTACAATACCCCACCAACCTTTAGTATTTATGTTCTTTCCTTGGTTCTTGACTGGCTGAAAGGTATGGGAGGTGTGGCAAAAATGGCAAAGCGTAACCAGGAAAAAGCACAGCTTCTTTATGATTACCTAGATCAGTCAAGGTTTTACCATAACCCTGTTCGCTATGCCAATCAACGCTCCGTAGTTAATGTTCCCTTTACTAGCCCAAATCCGGCTTTGGATGCCTTGTTTATTCAAAAAGCGGAGGCATGGGGTCTCTATGGGTTACAGGGGCATAGCAGTGTGGGAGGCATGCGAGCCAGTCTGTACAACGCTTTTCCCAAAGAAGGTATACTAGCCTTGATTGAGGTGATGGCAGCATTTGAAGCGAAATATCAGTAATCAAATCATGAAAAGAGGAATAACAATGGAAATTAGACTAGCCTTTCCAAATGAAGTGGCTCAAGTGATGACCGTAATTGAAGATGCTAAGGCGGTGATTGCTGCTTATGGGAGTGACCAGTGGCAAAACGGCTACCCCAATGAAGAGGTGATTATTGATGATATTTTAAAAGGTCACGCTTATGTAGCTCTAAATGACGAGGGGACGATTGTAGCCTACGCAGCAGCCATTTATGGTAATGAAGAAGCTTACAATGCTATTTACGATGGCCAGTGGAGAACGCCAAATCAAGATTATGTGACCTTTCATCGCATTGCTGTATCGAAAGACCATCAAGGCCAAGGTGTTGCCCAAACTTTTTTACAGGGCTTAATCGAGGGCTTTGACCAAAAGGATTTTCGTTGTGATACCCATGAAAAGAACAATGTCATGCAGCACCTCTTGACCAAATTAGGCTATGTCTATTGTGGTAAAGTTCCCTTGGATGGGGTTCGCTTGGCCTATCAAAAACTTAAAGAGCGTCACGAGCAAGCTGATTATCAGGAGATAGACGAAGATAGTCGCTATGGTTTATAGAGAAGGATTGCGGAATCCTGTTTAGCCACTGTCTTTGCTAAACGTTTAAAACGAAGAAAGTAAAACCCATGACCTTAACAGAATCTTATTATGATAGTCCATTAGGAAAGATATCTTTAGTGGCAACAGACCACGCTTTGGTGGGGGCTTGGTTTTCAGGACAGGCTTATTTCCAAGCAGGTCTTGACCGCCTCCCTCAAAGAGGAACCAACGCTATCTTGCAAGCGGCTGCAAGTTGGTTAGATACTTATTTTGAAGGAAATCCAACTGCTATTTCCATTGATCTAGCCCCCAAAGGGACCCCTTTTCAACAGAACGTTTGGGAAGCCTTACGCCAGATTCCCTATGGAGAAACGATAACCTATGGTCAACTCGCAACACAAGTTGCCTGTCAATCGGCCCAAGCTGTTGGCGCAGCTATTGGTCGTAATCCCCTAAGTCTCTTTATTCCCTGCCACCGTGTGATAGCAGCAGATGGACAGCTTAGAGGTTATGCCGGCGGCCTAGATAAAAAAGCTTGGTTACTCAAGCATGAAAGATCACTGATCACAAAGGAGAAAAAATGATTACCATCTACCAATACCCAAAATGCAGTACCTGTCAAAGAGCCATGGCTGAACTAAAGCAACTGGTTAGTGACTTTGAAGTCATTGATATCAAAGCTAATCCACCCAAAGCTCAGGACCTCAAACATTGGATGGAAACATCTGATTATACTATCAAGAATTTCTTTAATACCAGTGGTAACAGCTATCGTGACTTGGGACTTAAAGATAAGATAGACCAGCTTAGCCTTGACGAAGCTGCTGAACTCTTAGCCACAGATGGTATGTTGATTAAACGGCCTATTCTGATTAAGGACGGTAACGTCTTACAAGTTGGATATCGCAAGCCATATCAAGACTTGAACCTCTCCTAAAAGGAATATAAAAAAGAGACACCTCTTAAAGAAGGAGGATTGTCTCTTTTTGAATGTTCTGCTTTTAATTCGGTATTTAATTGCCACATCATTCCAAATTGGTCGGTAATATTAGCATAGGCAGGGCTCCAGAAAGTTTCTTGGAGGGGAAGGTTGATTGCCTTAGCATTGGTGATTAACTTGTCGTAAATACGCTGGGCTTCTTCGATGCTATCTACCATAATAGAAGCTGTCATATTGACACCAGCTCGATAACCAACATCAGGGTTTTCATCTGAGAGATCCAAACGAATACCATCAATATCTAGTTGAGCGTTGAGGATAAGGTGTTCATGAGTTTTTGGGCAATCAGGAACACCATCTTTCCACAAGAGCAGATTAACCACTTTTGCTTGAAAAACCTCTTGGTAGAATGCGACAGCCTCTTGACCGTTACCATCAGTAACGAGATAAACATTAATGGCAGTAACCATATTAAGCTCCTTTAGGTAATTTTGATTGACGAACAGCGATGTAATGACCCTCATTATCAGAGAAGGTGAAATGAATCATGCCTTGGTATTCCATAATAGGATTGGTCGTTACACCAGCAGCCGTTAGACGTTCGTATTCTGCCTGAAGATGATCCGTTTCAAATAAAAGAGATGGAAAACTTAGATCCATACCAGGATTAGCAGCAGCTACGATTTCCTTGTTGTGTAGGCCAAAGCTTACAGCTGATTCCTTATTTGGGGCAATCTCATAGGAGGAAGTCCCTTCTTGTTGCGCTTGAACAAGTAAGACAAAGCCTACTTGTTCAGTCCAGAATCGTAGAGCGGCCTCGGTGTCTGCGACGTAAAGCATTGTTGTTGATTTTGTAATCATTTCTGTCTCCATTATTAATATTTAGTGGTAAATAATTATACCTTTCCTATTGTCAAAGAGCAATTTAAAAGTATTCGAAATGGGTTGTATATGCTATTGAGACATAAAAAAGAAGGGTTCCCTTCTTTTTCTTTAGTCGAGTTGTCAGGCTACTTGGACATTATAAGTCAATATCCAAGAGGATTGGCGTATGGTCTTGGCGTTCCCCGGAAGAAATCATTTCAGAACGGTTAATCTTATCCACAAGTCGGTTTGACGTTAACCAATAATCAATTCTCCAACCGGTATTGTTGATTTTGCTGGTTTTGCTACGTTGTGCCCACCAGGTATAAACATTAGGAATATCTCCGTGCAAGTGACGGAAGGTATCTGTAAAGCCTTTTGCCAATAGGTTAGTAAAGCCCTGACGCTCTTCGTCGGTAAAACCGGGTGAACGACGATTGCTGCCTGGATTTGCCAAATCAATTTCTTTGTGGGCAACGTTGTAATCTCCCGTAGCCAAAACAGGTTTTTGAGCATCAAGTTCAGCCAAGTAATCAGCGTATTTTTGGTCCCAAATTTGACGATCTTCTAAACGTCTAAGGCCATCGCCTGCATTAGGAGTGTAAACCTGCGTGACGAAAAAGTCTTCAAATTCTAGGGTAATCATACGCCCCTCGGCATCCATTGTGGTTGGGGCACCAATTTCTGGAAAAGTAATGACAGGATTTAGCGTGTTTTTGTAAAGGAACATGGTTCCCGCGTAGCCTTTTCGAGCAGGCTCTACTGAAGAACGCCAAACATGCAAATAGTCCGGAAAATAACTAAGCAGGGACTCAACATGTTTCTTGGTAGGGCCCTTAGCCGATAATTTGGTTTCTTGAATGGCAATAATATCCGCATCTTGAGCGACTAAAGTGTCTAAAACAGTGCGTGATAGAAGGGCACGAGGAGATTCTCCTGTGAGGGCAGCATTTAAGGAATCGATGTTCCATGAGATAAGTTTCATTAGGTTTCTCTTTCTAACAGATAATCTTACTTTTATTGTAACAAAAAAATAAGCGAGCAGCGACCTTTGGAGCCTGGATCATTATTTTCAAAAAATGAAAATAGTGTATCCTTAGGGTTAAGAGTGCTATGATAAAGGGAAATAGCAAAGACTATTGTGCTCTATTGTAGGAGAAATTCAGCGATCATTAAAGAAGGTGTTTTTTGTATCCAGAAGTGCTATAATAGTGACAAGTTGAAAAAGAAGAAGTAGAGGATATTGCTCCCATGTTCAAGGAGGTTTGAGAATAATGTTTTCAAAAAAACTAATAGTGCTGAGCAGTCTTGTCACGCTAAGTCCCATTATTCTTGGTCTAATATTGTATCAGTACCTTCCTGAGAAAATCCCCACTCACTTTGATCTGACAGGGCAGGCAGATGGCTTTTCAACGAAGTTGGAAGGTGTTATGGCTTTACCGCTTATCATACTAGGAATCCATCTCATCACCTTATTTATTGGAACTAAGAAACCCATAATTACCCAGAAAGGTTCTGCTTTATATCTCTTCTATTGGCTGTTGCCTAGTTTGTGTCTGGGGGTTCAGACAGGTATTCTATTAACCTCGGTTGGTTTTGTCAATCGTAATTTATTCAATCCAATAGCAGGACTCGCCTGTCTTTTGATAGTATTGGGTCTTCTCATACCCTATCTTAAGCAAAATCCTATCATGGGCATTCGCCTTCCTTGGACCTTAGCAGATGAGGATAATTGGGCCAAAACCCATCGTTTTACAGGACGTATATGGCTTGTTGGCGGTAGTTTCCTCTTTGGTCTCAGCTATTTCAAGGCTGATGTTCAGAATGTTGTTATGGTAGTCTTAGGTGCTATGTTGGTCGTTCCTATTGTTTATTCTTACTTATTGAACCGAGCTGAGAAGAGGTAGTTCTCTAACAGTAAATATATGAATAGCAAGTATAAGACACACACGTTAGTCATAACTAGCGTGTTTTTATGTTGAAAAAAGAAAAAGAAGCGAGCGATTCTAAAATTGTGAAAAAATAATTTGAAAGCTAAGAATCTTATAACAGCAGGGTTAGAGGAATATCTCACTTTAAAATCATTAAATGGTGTGAGCATTAGAGTTGACGGAAAGACTAAGGTTTATTAAAATAAAAGAGAATTTGTAAGCGCTAACAAATTACGATAACATTACTTTCATATTTTAGTTATAGAGAGGTCCTTTGATAACCATGATTCAAACATTATTTGCAATCATTCCTATTGCTTGGCTGATTCTGTCCCTAGCCGTTTTTCGGATTCGCGGCGATTTGGCCTGTTTGATAGGACTAGTGATTACCATTGTAACCAGTATCTTTGCTTTCGATTTTAAGGTCACTGATAGTCTGACTGCTGCATTAGAAGGTGCCATGATGGGATTTTGGCCGATTGTCTATATTATTGTAGCAGCGGTCTTTACCTACAATCTCACAACGGCTTCAGGTGGTATGTCTGTGATCAAGCAATTACTGACAAGTATTTCAAACGATAGGCGCATCTTAGTGCTTATTCTTGCCTGGGGATTTGGAGGATTTCTTGAAGCCATTGCAGGCTTTGGTACAGCAGTTGCCATTCCCGCTAGTATTTTAGTGGCCTTAGGCATGAAACCTTTAAGAGCAGCCTTGATTTGTTTAATCGCAAATACAACACCAACAGCTTTTGGAGCTATTGGATTGCCTGTAACGACTTTAGCTCAAGTAACAGGGCTAGAAGTTAAACAACTCTCTGTTATAGTTTCTATCCAGTTATTTCTGTTAATCGTTGCTATTCCTTTTGTCCTTGTTTTTCTAGCAGAAGAGGGAGATCGTTCGTTTAAAGGAATTTTTGGGTTAACCTTAGCTTCTGGACTTTCCTTTGCCTTACCACAAATCGTTATTTCTCACTATTTGGGAGCTGAGTTACCATCTATTATTGGGTCACTCCTTTGTATTTTGGTAACTGTTTTATTTGTTAAACTCAAAGAAAAAGGAAATGTTAGCTCAGAAACTGCTGAACCAGTATCCTTAAAAGAGGGTGTTATGGCATCCCTACCTTTTCTTCTTGTTTTCATCTTTATCATGTTGACCTCGTCTTTATTCCCTGCTATTAATCAATTATTGTCAAAAGTATCGACTACTTTTTCCATTTATACAGGCGATCATGCTAAGCCTTATACGATTAATTGGCTAACATCACCGGGAACCATGATTATCTTAGCGACTGTTTTGGCAGGATTAGGTCAAGGCATGAGCATTGGTCAAATTGGTCAGATTCTCGCGAGAAGCATCAAACAACTGACTAAAACAATGGTAACGGTGGCTTCCATTGTTGCCCTCTCTAAGGTGATGAGTTATAGTGGAATGATTGGAACAATCGCTGTTAGTTTAGTAGCAGTGACAGGTGGTTTTTATCCCTTTATCGCACCAATCATTGGTTCATTGGGAACATTCATCACAGGAAGTGATACTTCTGCCAATGTCTTATTTGGAGAATTACAAGTCAAAGCAGCAAGCAATCTTAACATGAATCCTTACTGGTTAGCAGCGGCTAATATGTCAGGTGCTACCGCTGGTAAAATGATTTCACCACAAAGTATCGCGGTTGCTGCGGTCGCAATTGGGTTAGAAGGTCAAGAAGGACGCTTGTTGAAAGAGGTCATGAAATTCTGTTTCCTCTACATCCTACTCACTTGCTTGGTTGTCTTTATTATGGGTAAAGCATTAGGTTATCTATAGATAGAAAAGATAGAACTGAAGAAGACATTAAAAAATAAAAGATGTGTGAGCACATACTTTGACAGCTACAAATCAATCTAATATAATTTAGGTATAATTTGTAAGCGCTCACAAATAATTTAATAACATAGGAGAATATAAATGGCACAAAAAACAGTCGTTACAGAAGAAACTACTGACTTCGTTATGGATTTTAAAACGAGTAGCGCTGAAGGAAACGTTGATTTTATTAACGTTTTCGATTTAGAAAAGATGGCTCAGCAGGTCATCCCTAAAGGAGCTTTTGGATATATTGCAAGTGGTGCTGGTGATACCTTTACCCTCCACGAAAATATTCGTTCTTTTAACCACAAATTAATTGTCCCTCATGGTTTGAAAGGTGTGGATAACCCAAGCACTGAGATTACATTTGATGGTGATCGTTTAAGTTCTCCAATTATTATGGCACCAGTAGCTGCCCATAAATTAGCTAATGAACAAGGAGAGGTGGCTTCAGCTAAAGGTGTGAGTGAGTTTGGAACGATTTATACAACCAGTTCATACTCAACCACTGACTTGCCTGAAATCACAACTGCTCTGAACGGAGCGCCTCACTGGTTCCAATTCTATTACAGTAAAGACGACGGCATTAACCGCCATATTATGGATCGTCTAAAAGAACAAGGGGTTAAATCAATTGTTTTAACGGTGGATGCGACAGTTGGAGGAAACCGAGAAGTTGATAAACGTAATGGTTTTGTCTTCCCAGTTGGTATGCCGATTGTTCAAGAATACCTTCCTGACGGAGCTGGTAAGACGATGGACTATGTTTACAAATCAGCTAAACAAGCCCTCTCTCCAAAGGATGTGGAATATATTGCCCAATATTCAGGGTTACCAGTGTATGTGAAAGGTCCTCAATGTGCCGAAGATACCTTGCGTGCCTTGGATGCTGGAGCTTCTGGTATTTGGGTAACTAACCATGGTGGTCGACAGTTAGATGGTGGACCAGCTGCCTTTGATT
Coding sequences within it:
- the serC gene encoding 3-phosphoserine/phosphohydroxythreonine transaminase, translating into MSQYYFSAGPAVLPRSVLKQAQASLLDIDGRGTSILELSHRSQTFEDIIRTAEELLRELMAIPDHYRVLFLQGGASTQFSMLPLNVARGKTAYYQVAGHWGKKAYLEALTLAREIEVKPILLASSEADAFEYIPTFDPKILDAEAAYVHITTNNTIEGTALYDLPQTNGIPLVADMSSNILTYPYQVEDFAMIYASAQKNMGPAGVTVVIIDEDFLNQEPTLSSMWDYRVQAEAHSLYNTPPTFSIYVLSLVLDWLKGMGGVAKMAKRNQEKAQLLYDYLDQSRFYHNPVRYANQRSVVNVPFTSPNPALDALFIQKAEAWGLYGLQGHSSVGGMRASLYNAFPKEGILALIEVMAAFEAKYQ
- a CDS encoding GNAT family N-acetyltransferase; the encoded protein is MEIRLAFPNEVAQVMTVIEDAKAVIAAYGSDQWQNGYPNEEVIIDDILKGHAYVALNDEGTIVAYAAAIYGNEEAYNAIYDGQWRTPNQDYVTFHRIAVSKDHQGQGVAQTFLQGLIEGFDQKDFRCDTHEKNNVMQHLLTKLGYVYCGKVPLDGVRLAYQKLKERHEQADYQEIDEDSRYGL
- a CDS encoding methylated-DNA--[protein]-cysteine S-methyltransferase → MTLTESYYDSPLGKISLVATDHALVGAWFSGQAYFQAGLDRLPQRGTNAILQAAASWLDTYFEGNPTAISIDLAPKGTPFQQNVWEALRQIPYGETITYGQLATQVACQSAQAVGAAIGRNPLSLFIPCHRVIAADGQLRGYAGGLDKKAWLLKHERSLITKEKK
- a CDS encoding arsenate reductase family protein, which produces MITIYQYPKCSTCQRAMAELKQLVSDFEVIDIKANPPKAQDLKHWMETSDYTIKNFFNTSGNSYRDLGLKDKIDQLSLDEAAELLATDGMLIKRPILIKDGNVLQVGYRKPYQDLNLS
- a CDS encoding VOC family protein, with product MVTAINVYLVTDGNGQEAVAFYQEVFQAKVVNLLLWKDGVPDCPKTHEHLILNAQLDIDGIRLDLSDENPDVGYRAGVNMTASIMVDSIEEAQRIYDKLITNAKAINLPLQETFWSPAYANITDQFGMMWQLNTELKAEHSKRDNPPSLRGVSFLYSF
- a CDS encoding glyoxalase/bleomycin resistance/extradiol dioxygenase family protein translates to MITKSTTMLYVADTEAALRFWTEQVGFVLLVQAQQEGTSSYEIAPNKESAVSFGLHNKEIVAAANPGMDLSFPSLLFETDHLQAEYERLTAAGVTTNPIMEYQGMIHFTFSDNEGHYIAVRQSKLPKGA
- a CDS encoding exodeoxyribonuclease III yields the protein MKLISWNIDSLNAALTGESPRALLSRTVLDTLVAQDADIIAIQETKLSAKGPTKKHVESLLSYFPDYLHVWRSSVEPARKGYAGTMFLYKNTLNPVITFPEIGAPTTMDAEGRMITLEFEDFFVTQVYTPNAGDGLRRLEDRQIWDQKYADYLAELDAQKPVLATGDYNVAHKEIDLANPGSNRRSPGFTDEERQGFTNLLAKGFTDTFRHLHGDIPNVYTWWAQRSKTSKINNTGWRIDYWLTSNRLVDKINRSEMISSGERQDHTPILLDIDL
- a CDS encoding SdpI family protein, whose protein sequence is MFSKKLIVLSSLVTLSPIILGLILYQYLPEKIPTHFDLTGQADGFSTKLEGVMALPLIILGIHLITLFIGTKKPIITQKGSALYLFYWLLPSLCLGVQTGILLTSVGFVNRNLFNPIAGLACLLIVLGLLIPYLKQNPIMGIRLPWTLADEDNWAKTHRFTGRIWLVGGSFLFGLSYFKADVQNVVMVVLGAMLVVPIVYSYLLNRAEKR
- a CDS encoding L-lactate permease, translated to MIQTLFAIIPIAWLILSLAVFRIRGDLACLIGLVITIVTSIFAFDFKVTDSLTAALEGAMMGFWPIVYIIVAAVFTYNLTTASGGMSVIKQLLTSISNDRRILVLILAWGFGGFLEAIAGFGTAVAIPASILVALGMKPLRAALICLIANTTPTAFGAIGLPVTTLAQVTGLEVKQLSVIVSIQLFLLIVAIPFVLVFLAEEGDRSFKGIFGLTLASGLSFALPQIVISHYLGAELPSIIGSLLCILVTVLFVKLKEKGNVSSETAEPVSLKEGVMASLPFLLVFIFIMLTSSLFPAINQLLSKVSTTFSIYTGDHAKPYTINWLTSPGTMIILATVLAGLGQGMSIGQIGQILARSIKQLTKTMVTVASIVALSKVMSYSGMIGTIAVSLVAVTGGFYPFIAPIIGSLGTFITGSDTSANVLFGELQVKAASNLNMNPYWLAAANMSGATAGKMISPQSIAVAAVAIGLEGQEGRLLKEVMKFCFLYILLTCLVVFIMGKALGYL
- the lctO gene encoding L-lactate oxidase; the protein is MAQKTVVTEETTDFVMDFKTSSAEGNVDFINVFDLEKMAQQVIPKGAFGYIASGAGDTFTLHENIRSFNHKLIVPHGLKGVDNPSTEITFDGDRLSSPIIMAPVAAHKLANEQGEVASAKGVSEFGTIYTTSSYSTTDLPEITTALNGAPHWFQFYYSKDDGINRHIMDRLKEQGVKSIVLTVDATVGGNREVDKRNGFVFPVGMPIVQEYLPDGAGKTMDYVYKSAKQALSPKDVEYIAQYSGLPVYVKGPQCAEDTLRALDAGASGIWVTNHGGRQLDGGPAAFDSLQEVAETVDKRVPIVFDSGVRRGQHVFKAIASGADLVALGRPIIYGLAMGGSIGTRQVFEKLNDELKMVMQLAGTQTVEDIRNFTLRHNPYDSSIPFDQNALRLD